A genomic region of Vitis vinifera cultivar Pinot Noir 40024 chromosome 7, ASM3070453v1 contains the following coding sequences:
- the LOC100254826 gene encoding pentatricopeptide repeat-containing protein At1g32415, mitochondrial, producing the protein MPAFNFRAFIFSLSSNLYCRRFHVHRFKPQIPLSGTHYSKLRFDDSQILECLSQQRLREARHMLDEMPNRGVLDRVVCWTSLLSKFSKNGFIDEARALFEIMPERNVVTYNAMLSGYVQCGRLSDACRFFEEMPERNVVSWTSLLCGLANAGRIGEARELFNVMPERNVVSWNSMLVGLIRSGQLEEARRVFNEMPVKSQVSWNVMIAGYAEHSRMEEARVLFDGMGDRNVVTWTSMISGYCRAGNVQEGYCLFQKMPERNVVSWTAMIGGFAWNGFYKEALLLFLEMKGNYDMKPNDETFISLAYACAGIGFPHLGMQFHAHLIINCWDYDDYDGRLFKSLIHMYSMFGFMDFAWYIFFRNSMSYNTQSCNSMINGYIRIGQLEKAQSLFDTIPVRDKISWTSMINGYFNVGQIAKACYLFNNMPDRDAVAWTVMVSGHVQNELFAEATYLFSEMRVKGVSPLNSTFSILLGAAGAMAYLDQGRQFHCLLMKTQFEFDLILQNSLISMYAKCGEIGDAYSIFSKMISRDLISWNSMIMGFSHHGLTSEALKVFEAMLTSGTHPNSVTFLGILSACSHAGLLNQGWELFDAMSDVFAIQPQLEHYVCMVNLLGRAGKVEEAEEFISKLPFEPDLTIWGALLGVCGFGMINTGVARRAAKRLLELDPLNAPAHVVLCNIHASIGQRAEEGQLRKEMGLKGVRKVPGCSWILLKGEPYVFLSGDRIHPQADEMLSLLFGTEDESR; encoded by the coding sequence ATGCCCGCCTTTAATTTCAGAGCCTTCATATTCTCCCTTTCAAGCAATCTGTATTGTCGTCGGTTCCATGTTCACCGATTCAAACCGCAAATCCCATTATCCGGTACCCATTACTCCAAACTCAGATTTGATGATTCCCAGATCCTCGAATGCCTCTCCCAGCAGCGACTTCGAGAAGCACGGCATATGCTCGATGAAATGCCTAACAGAGGCGTCCTGGATCGTGTTGTCTGTTGGACCTCGTTGCTCTCAAAGTTCTCAAAAAATGGTTTCATTGATGAAGCGCGAGCTCTGTTTGAGATCATGCCCGAGAGAAATGTTGTCACCTATAATGCGATGCTGTCAGGTTATGTGCAATGTGGGAGATTAAGTGATGCTTGCCGGTTTTTTGAAGAGATGCCAGAGCGGAACGTTGTGTCATGGACTTCACTGCTTTGTGGATTAGCAAATGCAGGGAGGATTGGTGAGGCGAGGGAGTTGTTCAATGTGATGCCAGAGAGGAATGTTGTTTCTTGGAATTCAATGCTTGTTGGGTTGATTAGGAGTGGGCAATTGGAGGAAGCTAGGCGGGTTTTCAATGAAATGCCAGTCAAGAGTCAAGTTTCTTGGAATGTGATGATTGCAGGGTATGCTGAGCATAGTAGAATGGAAGAAGCCAGAGTTTTATTTGATGGAATGGGAGATCGAAATGTAGTTACTTGGACGAGCATGATTTCTGGTTATTGTAGGGCTGGTAATGTTCAAGAGGGGTATTGTTTGTTTCAGAAGATGCCCGAGAGAAATGTTGTCTCTTGGACGGCCATGATTGGTGGTTTTGCTTGGAATGGATTCTACAAAGAGGCCTTGTTGCTTTTCCTTGAAATGAAAGGTAATTATGACATGAAACCAAATGATGAGACCTTTATTTCACTGGCTTATGCATGTGCTGGAATAGGTTTTCCTCATCTTGGCATGCAGTTTCATGCTCATTTGATAATTAACTGTTGGGACTATGATGACTACGATGGAAGGCTATTTAAGAGCTTGATCCACATGTACTCAATGTTTGGCTTCATGGACTTTGCATGGTATATATTTTTCAGGAACTCAATGAGCTATAATACTCAATCTTGTAATTCTATGATTAATGGATATATTCGAATTGGACAGTTGGAGAAGGCCCAAAGCTTGTTTGACACAATACCCGTCCGAGACAAGATTTCCTGGACTTCTATGATCAATGGTTATTTTAATGTTGGTCAAATAGCAAAGGCATGTTATCTGTTTAATAACATGCCTGATAGAGATGCTGTCGCGTGGACAGTAATGGTATCAGGGCATGTTCAAAATGAGCTATTTGCAGAAGCTACCTACTTATTTTCAGAAATGCGGGTTAAGGGGGTTTCACCTCTCAATTCTACATTTTCTATTCTGCTTGGAGCTGCAGGTGCAATGGCCTATCTTGATCAAGGCAGGCAGTTCCATTGCCTGCTGATGAAAACACAATTTGAATTCGACTTGATTCTTCAGAATTCCTTGATCTCAATGTATGCAAAATGTGGGGAGATAGGTGATGCATATAGCATTTTCTCAAAAATGATTTCCCGGGATTTGATCTCTTGGAATTCCATGATAATGGGGTTTTCACATCATGGGCTAACAAGTGAAGCTCTAAAGGTCTTTGAAGCAATGTTGACATCTGGGACACACCCAAATTCTGTTACCTTTTTGGGCATTCTGTCAGCATGTAGCCATGCAGGTCTACTTAACCAAGGGTGGGAGCTATTTGATGCTATGAGTGATGTGTTTGCAATTCAACCTCAATTGGAGCACTACGTTTGTATGGTTAATCTTTTGGGCCGAGCAGGGAAAGTGGAGGAAGCAGAAGAGTTCATTTCGAAGCTGCCTTTTGAGCCAGACCTTACTATTTGGGGGGCATTGCTTGGTGTATGTGGGTTTGGTATGATAAATACAGGGGTTGCCAGACGTGCAGCCAAACGACTCCTTGAATTGGATCCTTTAAATGCACCAGCCCATGTAGTGCTCTGCAACATACATGCTTCAATTGGTCAACGTGCTGAAGAGGGACAGTTGAGAAAGGAAATGGGATTGAAGGGGGTGAGGAAGGTTCCTGGATGTAGTTGGATTTTGCTGAAAGGGGAACCTTACGTGTTCTTGTCAGGAGATAGAATACACCCACAAGCTGATGAGATGTTGTCACTCTTATTTGGGACTGAAGATGAATCACGCTGA